In Sulfitobacter sp. M39, the following proteins share a genomic window:
- a CDS encoding SCO family protein: protein MRRVLAIGAVLVVLAFLAVSLMLVYRTDGDSDKYAQCKNSAVAGGAELGGPFELVNAQGQTVTDADVITEPSLVYFGYTFCPDVCPLDVDRNARAVDELETRGMSVTPVFISVDPTRDTPEVVGDFAANMHPKMIGLTGSPAQVKAASDAYRTYYKAHEDEGEDYLVDHSTFSYLVMPGEGFVDFFRRDVPPEQLADKVACFVEHQ from the coding sequence ATGAGAAGAGTGTTGGCAATTGGCGCGGTGTTGGTCGTGCTGGCGTTTCTGGCGGTATCCCTGATGCTGGTATACCGGACCGATGGCGACAGCGACAAATACGCGCAGTGCAAGAACTCTGCCGTGGCCGGTGGTGCCGAATTGGGCGGGCCGTTCGAGCTGGTGAACGCCCAAGGCCAGACCGTGACGGACGCTGATGTGATCACCGAACCCAGCCTCGTTTACTTTGGCTATACCTTCTGCCCGGACGTCTGCCCGCTGGATGTGGACCGAAACGCCCGCGCCGTGGATGAGCTGGAAACGCGCGGTATGTCCGTGACGCCGGTGTTCATTTCCGTCGATCCTACCCGCGATACCCCTGAAGTTGTTGGAGATTTCGCCGCCAACATGCACCCCAAGATGATCGGCCTTACCGGATCGCCCGCACAGGTCAAAGCGGCAAGCGATGCCTACCGCACCTATTACAAGGCGCATGAGGATGAAGGCGAAGACTACCTCGTGGATCATTCGACCTTCAGCTATCTGGTGATGCCGGGCGAAGGTTTCGTTGATTTCTTCCGCCGCGATGTCCCGCCAGAGCAGCTGGCCGACAAGGTCGCCTGCTTTGTGGAACATCAGTAA